In the Apteryx mantelli isolate bAptMan1 chromosome 1, bAptMan1.hap1, whole genome shotgun sequence genome, one interval contains:
- the LOC106488328 gene encoding potassium voltage-gated channel subfamily A member 6-like produces MRAEEPLALTAPRAGGGGSGEGEADTAGEERSGGSCCSSERLVINISGLRFETQLRTLSIFPNTLLGDPSRRVRYFDPLRNEYFFDRNRPSFDAILYYYQSGGRLRRPVHVPLDIFLEEIRFYQLGQEAIETFREDEGFIQEEEKPLPQHHFQRQVWLLFEYPESSGPARAIAIVSVLVILISIVIFCLETLPEFRQEPKGAQPGFGEAVPPSDDMLLLLPPPPPSGTPLPLRPAAGAGPFFTDPFFLIETLCIIWFSFELLVRFFACPSKPEFSRNIMNIIDIVAIIPYFITLGTELAQQQQRKQPGSSSNNGGQQQAMSLAILRVIRLVRVFRIFKLSRHSKGLQILGKTLQASMRELGLLIFFLFIGVILFSSAVYFAETDDPDSLFTSIPDAFWWAVVSMTTVGYGDMYPMTIGGKIVGSLCAIAGVLTIALPVPVIVSNFNYFYHRETDHEEQCQYTHVTCGQQQSPFSEPKKVDSNPSLSKSEFLEAEDLESMKYSSFIPPNSQGYKEKKVLTEV; encoded by the coding sequence atGCGGGCGGAGGAGCCGCTGGCGCTGACGGCTCCGCGGGCGGGCGGTGGTGGCAGCGGCGAGGGGGAGGCGGACACGGCAGGCGAggagcggagcggcggcagctgctgcagcagcgagcGGCTGGTGATCAACATCTCGGGCCTGCGGTTCGAGACCCAGCTGCGGACCCTCTCCATCTTCCCCAACACGCTGCTGGGTGACCCCAGCCGCCGGGTGCGCTACTTCGACCCGCTCCGCAACGAGTACTTCTTTGACCGGAACCGTCCCAGCTTCGATGCCATCCTCTACTACTACCAGTCGGGGGGGCGGCTCCGCCGGCCGGTCCATGTGCCCCTGGATATCTTCCTGGAGGAGATCCGCTTCTACCAGCTAGGCCAGGAGGCCATCGAGACCTTCCGGGAGGATGAGGGCTTCATCCAAGAGGAGGAGAAACCTCTGCCGCAGCATCACTTCCAGCGCCAGGTTTGGCTGCTCTTTGAGTACCCCGAGAGCTCAGGGCCAGCCCGGGCCATCGCCATTGTTTCTGTGCTGGTGATTCTCATTTCCATTGTCATCTTCTGCCTGGAGACCCTGCCTGAGTTTCGCCAGGAGCCCAAGGGGGCCCAGCCTGGCTTCGGGGAGGCAGTACCACCCAGCGACGATATGCTGCTACTACTGCCCCCCCCACCACCGAGCGGGACCCCGTTGCCCCTGCGCCCTGCTGCTGGTGCCGGCCCCTTCTTCACTGACCCCTTCTTCCTCATCGAGACCCTGTGCATCATTTGGTTCTCCTTTGAGCTCCTTGTCCGCTTCTTTGCCTGCCCCAGCAAGCCTGAGTTCTCCCGCAACATCATGAACATCATTGACATTGTGGCCATCATCCCCTACTTCATCACCCTGGGCACCGAACTGGCCCAACAGCAGCAGCggaagcagcccggcagcagcagcaacaatggGGGCCAGCAGCAAGCCATGTCCTTGGCCATCCTCAGAGTTATCCGTCTGGTCAGGGTCTTCAGGATCTTCAAGCTTTCCAGGCACTCCAAGGGGCTGCAGATCTTGGGGAAGACTCTCCAGGCCAGTATGAGGGAGCTGGGCctcctcattttcttcctcttcattggGGTGATCCTCTTCTCCAGCGCTGTCTACTTTGCGGAGACTGATGACCCTGACTCCCTGTTTACCAGCATCCCTGATGCTTTTTGGTGGGCAGTGGTGTCCATGACCACTGTGGGCTATGGGGATATGTATCCCATGACAATTGGTGGCAAGATTGTGGGCTCCCTGTGTGCCATCGCAGGCGTGCTCACTATTGCCCTGCCTGTCCCTGTCATCGTGTCTAACTTCAACTACTTCTACCACCGAGAGACTGATCATGAAGAGCAGTGCCAGTACACCCATGTCACCTGTGGCCAGCAGCAATCCCCCTTCTCTGAGCCCAAGAAGGTGGACAGTAATCCGTCTCTTAGCAAATCTGAATTCCTGGAAGCAGAAGACCTGGAGTCTATGAAATATTCCAGCTTCATTCCTCCCAACAGCCAGGGttataaagagaagaaagtgctgaCAGAGGTGTGA